Proteins encoded in a region of the Gammaproteobacteria bacterium genome:
- a CDS encoding pyridoxal phosphate-dependent aminotransferase, whose translation MALLSKLPTVGTTIFTVMSKMAQDYGAINLSQGFPDFDCPARLRELVALHLNGGKNQYPPMAGIPELREQIALKVADLYGCSADPDQEVTVTSGATEALFDAVQACVGRGDEVIVFDPAYDSYVPAIDLAGGKAIHIPLTLPDYSIDWERVRAAVTDRTRLIIINSPHNPCGAIIKYSDLEELASIMRDRDIYVLSDEVYEHMVFDGQSHCSVLSHQELRSRSFAVFSFGKTYHATGWKIAYCVAPPELTAEFRKVHQFVTFTTSSFIQYGLADFMKECPEHAKELPAFYQEKRDLFGQLIANSRFSIKPSRGTYFQLADYSSISDLPDMEFVTWMTKQKGVAAIPLSPFYEQAPDTRMIRFCFCKDNATLEQAAEILCAI comes from the coding sequence ATGGCCTTGCTAAGCAAATTACCCACTGTCGGAACCACGATCTTCACCGTGATGTCAAAAATGGCCCAGGACTATGGCGCCATCAACCTGTCACAGGGATTTCCCGATTTCGATTGCCCTGCGCGACTGCGGGAGCTGGTCGCTCTCCACCTGAACGGTGGCAAAAACCAGTATCCCCCGATGGCCGGAATTCCGGAGCTGCGAGAGCAGATCGCTCTAAAAGTAGCAGATTTATACGGATGCAGCGCCGATCCGGATCAGGAGGTGACAGTCACCTCTGGCGCGACCGAGGCCCTGTTCGATGCGGTGCAGGCCTGTGTTGGTCGCGGTGACGAAGTGATAGTCTTCGATCCAGCCTATGATTCCTACGTGCCGGCGATCGATCTGGCAGGGGGAAAAGCTATCCATATTCCCCTTACCCTGCCAGATTACAGTATCGACTGGGAACGGGTCAGGGCCGCTGTGACGGACAGAACCCGTCTGATCATAATCAATTCCCCTCACAATCCCTGCGGCGCCATAATCAAGTACAGCGATCTCGAAGAACTGGCCAGCATAATGCGTGATCGGGACATTTATGTGCTTTCGGATGAAGTCTATGAGCATATGGTGTTTGACGGCCAGTCCCATTGCAGCGTGTTGAGCCACCAGGAATTACGCAGCAGAAGTTTTGCCGTCTTTTCATTTGGGAAAACCTATCATGCAACGGGCTGGAAGATTGCCTATTGCGTTGCCCCCCCGGAACTGACTGCCGAGTTTCGCAAAGTCCACCAGTTCGTCACCTTTACCACGTCCAGCTTCATTCAGTACGGTCTGGCTGACTTCATGAAGGAATGTCCGGAACATGCCAAAGAACTGCCGGCCTTCTATCAGGAGAAACGCGACCTGTTCGGCCAGCTGATAGCGAACTCACGGTTCAGCATCAAACCTTCCAGAGGCACTTATTTTCAGCTGGCCGATTATTCATCGATCAGCGATCTGCCCGACATGGAGTTCGTGACCTGGATGACAAAGCAGAAGGGCGTTGCCGCCATCCCCCTCAGCCCGTTTTATGAACAGGCCCCGGACACCCGTATGATCCGGTTCTGCTTCTGCAAGGATAACGCCACCCTGGAGCAGGCGGCAGAAATTCTGTGCGCTATCTAA
- a CDS encoding 3-deoxy-7-phosphoheptulonate synthase: protein MSEVIDDLNIASNMPLITPQQLKDELPLIDEAQHRVKEARETIYNILDRKDSRLFAVVGPCSIHDPDAAMDYARRLKKLADEVKDTLYLVMRVYFEKPRTSIGWKGLINDPYLDDSFKIEDGLRMGRKLLLDIVELGLPAATEALDPISPQYLQDIIAWSAIGARTTESQTHREMSSGLSSAVGFKNGTDGGLTVAINAMQSVTSPHRFLGINGQGQVSVVTTKGNPHAHVVLRGGSNGPNYDTVHVAQAEQALEKGGVSRNIVIDCSHANSDKNPEVQPLVLKDVAHQIIEGNQSIIGVMLESNINAGNQSIPKDLSQLQYGVSVTDACMDWDTTEKAIRDMAEKLRDVLPQRESAGNA, encoded by the coding sequence ATGTCTGAAGTGATTGATGATCTGAATATTGCCTCTAATATGCCGCTGATTACGCCGCAACAGCTGAAGGATGAATTGCCGCTTATTGACGAAGCTCAGCATCGGGTCAAAGAGGCTCGCGAGACTATTTATAACATCCTGGATCGCAAGGATTCGCGGCTTTTTGCCGTGGTCGGACCCTGTTCCATTCACGATCCTGACGCGGCGATGGACTATGCCCGGCGCCTGAAAAAACTGGCAGATGAGGTCAAGGATACCCTGTACCTGGTGATGCGGGTTTACTTCGAGAAACCCCGGACTTCCATCGGCTGGAAAGGGCTGATAAACGATCCTTATCTTGATGATTCGTTCAAAATTGAAGACGGACTGCGCATGGGTCGCAAACTGCTGTTGGATATCGTAGAGCTGGGTCTGCCGGCCGCCACCGAGGCACTGGACCCGATCTCTCCGCAATACCTGCAGGACATCATCGCCTGGTCGGCCATTGGCGCCAGAACTACCGAGTCACAGACTCATCGGGAGATGTCCAGTGGATTGTCTTCTGCCGTCGGATTCAAGAACGGGACCGATGGCGGGTTGACGGTGGCGATTAATGCCATGCAGTCAGTCACCAGCCCCCATCGATTTCTCGGTATCAATGGTCAAGGGCAGGTGTCGGTGGTAACTACCAAGGGTAATCCTCATGCCCATGTTGTCTTGCGCGGTGGCAGTAACGGACCGAACTACGACACCGTCCACGTGGCTCAGGCGGAACAGGCGCTGGAGAAAGGGGGCGTCAGCCGCAATATCGTCATCGACTGCAGTCACGCCAATTCTGACAAGAACCCTGAGGTTCAGCCACTGGTTTTAAAGGATGTTGCGCATCAGATAATCGAGGGTAACCAGTCCATTATCGGCGTGATGCTGGAAAGCAACATCAACGCCGGTAACCAGAGTATTCCCAAGGATCTCAGCCAGCTGCAGTACGGCGTTTCCGTTACCGATGCCTGTATGGACTGGGATACCACCGAGAAAGCGATCCGGGATATGGCGGAGAAATTACGGGATGTCCTGCCGCAGCGCGAAAGTGCCGGTAACGCTTGA
- the pdsR gene encoding proteobacterial dedicated sortase system response regulator produces the protein MNRRIAIVEDEAAIRENYADVLRKQGYEVQTYANRSDAMAAFDIRLPSLAIIDIGLEDEIDGGFTLCQALRSMSDTLPIIFLTARDNDFDTVSGLRMGADDYLTKDISLPHLSARIAALFRRLDVQDQPTSPENLLNRGKLTLDVGRMTVQWDNKPVPLTVTEFWMVHALAKYPGHVKSRQVLMQESKIYVDSSTITSHVKRIRKKFILVDSSFDCIETVYGMGYRWNINAENIVH, from the coding sequence ATGAACAGAAGAATCGCTATTGTTGAAGATGAAGCAGCCATCAGGGAAAACTACGCGGATGTGCTTCGCAAGCAGGGGTATGAGGTACAGACCTATGCCAACCGCAGCGATGCCATGGCGGCCTTTGACATCAGGCTGCCAAGTCTGGCCATAATCGATATCGGCCTGGAAGATGAGATCGACGGGGGCTTCACCCTGTGTCAGGCGTTACGTTCCATGTCCGATACCCTGCCGATTATTTTTCTCACCGCGCGGGACAATGATTTCGATACCGTGAGCGGATTAAGGATGGGTGCCGACGACTACCTCACCAAGGATATCAGCCTGCCCCATCTGTCGGCTCGAATTGCAGCGCTGTTCCGTCGTCTGGATGTGCAGGATCAGCCAACATCCCCGGAAAACCTGCTCAATCGGGGCAAGTTGACCCTGGATGTGGGGCGAATGACAGTCCAGTGGGATAACAAGCCGGTACCGCTGACGGTCACTGAATTCTGGATGGTGCATGCGCTGGCCAAGTACCCTGGTCATGTGAAGAGCCGGCAGGTACTGATGCAGGAGTCCAAAATATACGTGGACAGCAGTACCATTACCTCTCACGTGAAGCGAATCCGTAAAAAATTCATCCTTGTCGACAGCAGCTTCGATTGTATCGAAACGGTCTATGGCATGGGTTACCGCTGGAATATTAACGCAGAGAATATAGTCCACTGA
- a CDS encoding glutathione S-transferase family protein has protein sequence MKDVRLVIGNKNYSSWSLCPWLLLKMFNVDFEEISIALYQRNTAEKLGPLSPSLKVPVLLHKEISIWDSLAICEYISAELLGDVGWPTNTRKRASARSVSAEIHADFPNIKRDWPLNCKAGIRRTASEKVLEEIARIDSIWRCCRHKFGENGDYLYGRFSIADCMFAPVAIILANNQAQLCEESRRYCDTLLNNPFVQSWVAQGRAEKEPLSIAPLAQASNM, from the coding sequence ATGAAAGATGTCAGGCTTGTAATCGGCAACAAAAACTATTCTTCCTGGTCCCTGTGTCCCTGGTTGCTGTTGAAAATGTTCAACGTCGACTTCGAGGAAATCTCCATCGCGTTATATCAGCGCAACACGGCGGAAAAACTTGGTCCTTTGTCGCCATCACTGAAGGTACCGGTGCTGCTCCACAAGGAGATCAGCATCTGGGATTCGCTGGCGATCTGCGAGTATATCTCCGCCGAGCTGCTCGGTGATGTGGGCTGGCCGACCAACACCCGCAAACGAGCCAGCGCCCGCTCGGTGAGCGCCGAGATCCACGCCGACTTCCCCAATATAAAGCGCGACTGGCCGCTGAACTGCAAGGCGGGTATTCGCCGCACGGCATCCGAAAAGGTGCTGGAGGAGATTGCCCGCATCGACTCCATCTGGCGCTGCTGCCGCCACAAGTTCGGTGAGAACGGCGACTATCTGTACGGCAGGTTTTCCATCGCTGACTGCATGTTCGCGCCGGTGGCCATTATCCTGGCCAACAACCAGGCTCAGCTGTGCGAGGAATCCCGCCGGTACTGTGATACGCTGCTGAACAACCCCTTTGTACAAAGCTGGGTTGCACAGGGACGGGCCGAGAAAGAGCCCCTGTCCATCGCTCCCCTGGCACAGGCCAGCAACATGTAA
- a CDS encoding DUF924 family protein encodes MNAQDVISFWFEEIEPAQRFKKDPAFDRIIIERFSCLHRSASRCELYGWRNSPQGALAEIIVLDQFSRNLFRDSPLAFASDSLALALAQELVRRQLDSQLTVEQRGFAYMPYMHSESAEIHQLALTLFDQPGLERQLEFEKRHKEIIDRFGRYPHRNALLGRETSEQELRFLEQPGSSF; translated from the coding sequence TTGAATGCCCAGGACGTAATCAGTTTCTGGTTCGAGGAAATCGAACCAGCCCAGCGATTCAAAAAAGACCCGGCGTTTGATCGAATAATCATCGAGCGCTTTTCCTGCCTGCATCGCAGCGCCAGTCGCTGCGAACTGTACGGCTGGCGCAACTCGCCTCAGGGTGCCCTGGCGGAAATCATCGTCCTGGATCAATTTTCCCGCAACCTGTTTCGCGACAGCCCTTTGGCCTTCGCCTCTGACAGCCTCGCACTGGCGCTGGCCCAGGAACTGGTCAGACGGCAACTGGACAGTCAGTTAACGGTGGAACAGCGAGGCTTCGCCTACATGCCCTATATGCACAGTGAATCCGCCGAAATCCACCAATTGGCGCTGACGCTATTCGACCAGCCGGGGCTGGAAAGACAGCTGGAATTTGAAAAACGTCACAAGGAGATCATCGACAGGTTCGGGCGCTACCCGCACCGCAATGCTCTCCTTGGCCGGGAAACTTCGGAGCAGGAGCTGCGCTTCCTGGAACAGCCAGGTTCCAGTTTCTAG
- a CDS encoding TolC family outer membrane protein has translation MGPLVKTIGTALCCLLPLSLSHADDLAEILDLALNNDPTLRQARAQYRSNREVLSQGQAALLPTLSVGGTTQRQTAGPADSLYRTFTDPDTGETSRVRFANDMSFRPGQNSHGYFVNLSQALINLPAWYTFQSAKATDRAAAMNYAAQEQDLIFRVAIAYFDVLRAIDLLETNLQEEEAALRSLEQTRRREEVGLDTIIDVNDSQAAYDLARNTTILQRDILQASYESLEAITGRPHPRIEVLREDFPVLRVEGELEDWEAMAEDNSLAVAAAEYSLVATRETLRARKAAHLPTLSAGGSFSHFVTPSIVRDGVQASGGAFDQTNLSLTLSIPIYSGGAVSSRRRAAEYDVIAAQEGLELAKRQLTQNIRNTYRRVNTDVLVIAQRQQSIVSAQSALDQTELGVEVGQRNIVELLRARENLFRALREYAVARYDYVLDTLALKQVSGVLTPQDVLDLNTWLEEPETTVQ, from the coding sequence ATGGGGCCGCTCGTTAAGACCATTGGAACCGCGCTTTGTTGTCTGTTGCCACTTTCGCTCAGCCATGCCGATGACCTGGCCGAAATTCTCGACCTGGCGTTGAACAACGACCCTACCCTGCGCCAGGCACGTGCCCAGTACCGCTCCAATCGGGAAGTGCTGAGCCAGGGTCAAGCAGCACTTCTGCCAACTCTCTCGGTTGGCGGTACCACACAGCGCCAGACCGCCGGGCCGGCTGATTCCCTTTATAGAACATTTACAGATCCTGACACCGGCGAAACCAGCAGAGTCCGGTTTGCGAACGATATGAGCTTCCGACCGGGCCAGAACAGCCATGGCTATTTCGTGAACCTGTCGCAGGCGCTGATTAACCTGCCGGCCTGGTATACGTTTCAGAGCGCCAAGGCGACAGATCGCGCTGCGGCGATGAACTATGCCGCCCAGGAACAGGATCTTATTTTCAGGGTAGCCATTGCCTATTTTGACGTACTGCGAGCCATCGACCTGCTGGAAACCAACCTGCAGGAAGAAGAAGCGGCACTCAGATCTCTCGAACAGACCCGTCGGCGGGAAGAGGTGGGACTGGACACCATCATCGATGTCAACGACAGCCAGGCCGCGTACGACCTGGCGCGCAACACTACCATCCTGCAGCGGGATATTCTGCAGGCGAGCTACGAGTCATTGGAAGCGATCACCGGCAGGCCCCATCCCAGAATCGAGGTCTTGCGGGAGGATTTCCCGGTCCTGCGCGTGGAAGGTGAACTGGAAGACTGGGAGGCCATGGCTGAGGATAACAGCCTGGCTGTGGCCGCCGCTGAATATAGCCTTGTCGCTACCAGGGAGACACTAAGAGCCCGCAAGGCAGCCCACCTCCCTACCCTGTCTGCCGGCGGCAGTTTCAGTCATTTTGTGACACCGTCGATTGTGCGGGATGGTGTGCAGGCCAGTGGCGGTGCGTTTGATCAGACCAACCTGTCGCTGACTCTCAGTATTCCGATCTACAGCGGTGGAGCAGTCAGCTCCCGCCGCCGTGCCGCCGAGTATGACGTCATAGCCGCCCAGGAAGGCCTGGAACTGGCCAAGCGCCAGTTGACCCAGAACATCCGCAACACCTACCGCCGGGTTAACACCGACGTGCTGGTCATCGCCCAGCGCCAGCAGTCGATCGTTTCCGCCCAGAGCGCCCTGGATCAGACTGAACTGGGCGTTGAAGTGGGACAGCGCAACATCGTGGAACTGCTCCGGGCGCGGGAAAATCTGTTCCGCGCTCTGCGCGAATACGCCGTAGCCCGCTACGACTACGTGCTGGATACCCTGGCACTGAAACAGGTCAGCGGCGTGCTGACTCCACAGGACGTGCTGGATCTGAACACCTGGCTGGAAGAACCGGAAACCACCGTTCAGTAA
- the ovoA gene encoding 5-histidylcysteine sulfoxide synthase gives MQISNSTKNKEEAVYKYRQDDELPHVKHFEATLRSLPLLNLNGGRQAILSYFRNTWSLTELLFSALTSKEAFFVRPYHKTRHPLVFYYAHPASLYVNKLLVSGLITEPVNKEFELLFETGVDEMTWDDLHEGEDDVWPELEEVIEYRNTVYRMVENLIRTHPCLDEPITRDSQGWALAMAFEHERIHLETSSVLMRELPLEYVTTPSGWPAPYSQSTAASLQPQAGKDYPANNPMLEIRPSTLELGKPGQWPTFGWDNEYGRDKRQVSSFKASKYLVSNGEFFRFVESGGYETRKYWSESGWSWRQFRNVKWPTFWVQDGPSGSHRYRLRTLFSAIDMQWDWPAIVNYYEAKAYCAWLSEAEGVDTPYRLLKEAEHLALREPALRKAVDWTPGRDQLLQLDPVMTERGLEGLNLNLQYGSESPVNAMAENSQGIHDAMGSVWQWCEDVFHPLHDFAIHPYYTDFSTPCFDGEHQMILGGSFISTGDEASIWSRFHFRPHFFQHAGFRLVQSSQDPSESSNKYETSQLVDQYLLFHYGSDAEQADTAIRERAGHPQVGNFVVHTAELMQRFAAGKKRALDLGCAVGRAAFELARQFDSVTALDYSAAFIKSAEHLKEHGKLPYRRRETGRYFTELLAKAPTGIDRNRVLFIEGDACSLGSDLPAEADAPYDAVLMANLLCRLTAPEACLHQFVETDRWLQKDGVLVIASPNTWSGQYTPEDNFLDGMDSEETIRRLGSVLQGFELVYEEDYPFMIREHRRKYEYIVSQITVWRKTGA, from the coding sequence ATGCAAATCAGTAATTCAACGAAAAATAAGGAAGAAGCCGTCTATAAGTACCGTCAGGACGACGAGCTTCCCCACGTCAAGCACTTCGAGGCAACGCTTCGTTCCTTGCCCCTGCTGAATCTCAATGGCGGTCGTCAGGCCATACTCAGCTATTTCAGGAATACCTGGTCTCTGACGGAGCTGTTGTTTTCTGCCCTGACCAGTAAAGAAGCCTTCTTTGTCAGGCCCTATCACAAAACCCGCCATCCACTGGTTTTCTATTATGCCCACCCAGCCAGCCTGTATGTGAACAAGCTGCTGGTCAGCGGGCTGATCACCGAGCCGGTCAACAAGGAGTTCGAGCTGCTGTTTGAGACCGGTGTCGATGAAATGACCTGGGACGACCTTCATGAGGGTGAGGATGACGTCTGGCCCGAATTGGAAGAGGTGATAGAGTATCGGAATACCGTGTACCGGATGGTCGAAAATCTGATCAGGACACACCCCTGCCTGGATGAACCGATAACGCGGGACAGCCAGGGCTGGGCACTGGCTATGGCCTTCGAACACGAGCGTATCCACCTGGAGACCTCCAGTGTTCTGATGCGCGAACTGCCGCTGGAGTACGTTACTACCCCGTCGGGCTGGCCGGCTCCTTACAGCCAGAGTACTGCTGCCAGTCTTCAACCCCAGGCAGGCAAAGACTATCCTGCCAATAACCCGATGCTGGAAATCAGGCCTTCCACACTGGAGCTGGGCAAGCCCGGGCAATGGCCCACCTTCGGTTGGGACAATGAATACGGTCGGGATAAACGCCAGGTATCTTCTTTTAAGGCCAGCAAATACCTGGTCAGCAATGGCGAGTTTTTTCGTTTTGTCGAATCCGGTGGTTACGAGACGCGCAAATACTGGAGTGAGTCCGGTTGGAGCTGGCGTCAATTCCGTAACGTCAAATGGCCCACTTTCTGGGTACAGGACGGCCCGTCCGGATCCCATCGCTACAGACTGCGCACCCTTTTCTCTGCCATCGACATGCAGTGGGACTGGCCGGCAATCGTCAATTATTATGAAGCCAAGGCCTATTGTGCCTGGCTGTCCGAGGCCGAGGGCGTGGATACTCCCTATCGATTGCTTAAAGAAGCAGAGCACCTGGCGTTGCGGGAGCCGGCACTGCGCAAGGCTGTTGACTGGACGCCGGGGCGCGATCAGCTATTGCAGCTTGACCCGGTGATGACCGAACGGGGTCTCGAGGGGCTGAACCTGAATCTGCAGTACGGCAGTGAATCCCCGGTCAATGCCATGGCGGAAAACAGCCAGGGCATTCACGATGCCATGGGCAGCGTCTGGCAATGGTGTGAGGACGTCTTTCACCCACTGCATGACTTTGCCATTCATCCCTACTACACGGATTTCAGTACGCCCTGTTTCGATGGTGAGCACCAGATGATTCTGGGAGGCTCATTTATCAGCACCGGAGACGAGGCCAGCATCTGGTCCCGATTTCATTTCCGGCCGCACTTTTTTCAGCACGCGGGTTTTCGTCTCGTTCAGAGCAGTCAGGATCCAAGCGAATCCAGCAACAAGTATGAAACCTCCCAGCTGGTCGATCAGTACCTGCTGTTTCACTATGGATCAGACGCGGAGCAGGCGGATACTGCCATCCGGGAACGGGCCGGGCACCCCCAGGTCGGCAACTTCGTGGTGCATACAGCGGAGCTCATGCAACGTTTCGCGGCAGGCAAAAAGCGGGCTCTGGATCTCGGCTGCGCCGTGGGACGGGCCGCCTTCGAACTGGCACGGCAATTTGATTCCGTGACCGCACTGGATTACAGCGCCGCATTCATCAAATCCGCCGAGCACCTGAAAGAGCACGGCAAGCTGCCTTATCGGCGTCGCGAAACGGGGCGCTATTTCACCGAACTGCTCGCTAAGGCGCCGACCGGCATTGATCGTAACCGGGTGCTGTTTATTGAAGGCGACGCCTGCTCGCTGGGCAGTGATTTGCCGGCTGAAGCCGATGCGCCTTACGATGCGGTGCTGATGGCCAACCTGTTGTGTCGACTGACGGCCCCGGAAGCCTGCCTGCACCAGTTTGTTGAAACAGATCGCTGGTTGCAGAAAGACGGCGTGTTGGTGATTGCGTCGCCGAATACCTGGTCAGGGCAGTACACGCCTGAGGACAATTTCCTTGATGGCATGGATAGCGAGGAAACCATCAGACGGCTGGGATCGGTTTTGCAAGGCTTTGAACTGGTCTACGAGGAGGATTACCCGTTCATGATCCGTGAGCATCGGCGCAAGTACGAATACATCGTCAGCCAGATTACGGTGTGGAGGAAAACAGGCGCCTGA
- the thiC gene encoding phosphomethylpyrimidine synthase ThiC — MSANTEQFLDNITRLDSATRKRFENSRKITVAGSREDLLVPMREIVLTDTVTESGREPNPPVRVYDSSGPYSDPEAHIDLRAGLPPIRTPWIVERGDTEQLDGVSSSFGRQRQQDVQTAHLRFEHLRLPRRALPGRNVSQLHYARKGIVTPEMEFIAIRENMNYQQAREQAAIAAQHPGQSFGAAIPGEITPEFVRDEVARGRAIIPANINHPEVEPMIIGRNFLVKVNANIGNSAVTSSIEEEVEKLAWAAHWGADTVMDLSTGRNIHETREWIIRNSMLPIGTVPIYQALEKVDGVAEDLTWEIFRDTLIEQAEQGVDYFTIHAGVLLRYVPLTARRMTGIVSRGGSIMAKWCLAHHQENFLYTHFEEICEIMKAYDVSFSLGDGLRPGSVADANDEAQFGELETLGELTKIAWQHDVQTMIEGPGHVPMHMIQENMTRQLEVCDEAPFYTLGPLTTDIAPGYDHITSGIGAAMIGWFGCAMLCYVTPKEHLGLPDKKDVKEGLIAYKIAAHAADLAKGHPGAQLRDNALSKARFEFRWEDQFNLALDPETARAYHDETLPKQSGKVAHFCSMCGPKFCSMKISQEVRDYAKARELGSIDEAMSAGMEEMAEVYNESGRQLYRKV, encoded by the coding sequence ATGAGCGCCAACACTGAGCAGTTTCTTGACAACATTACCCGCCTCGACAGCGCTACGCGTAAGCGCTTTGAGAACTCCCGCAAGATCACCGTAGCCGGCAGCCGGGAGGATCTCCTGGTACCTATGCGGGAGATAGTGCTGACCGACACGGTCACCGAATCAGGCCGCGAGCCGAACCCCCCGGTGCGAGTCTACGATTCTTCCGGACCCTATTCAGATCCCGAAGCACACATCGACCTGCGTGCCGGATTGCCGCCCATACGCACCCCCTGGATAGTAGAGCGCGGTGATACGGAGCAACTCGATGGCGTCAGCTCCAGCTTTGGGCGGCAACGGCAGCAGGATGTGCAAACAGCCCATCTGCGCTTTGAGCACCTGCGACTGCCGCGTCGGGCGCTGCCAGGCAGGAATGTCTCGCAGCTGCACTACGCACGCAAGGGAATTGTCACGCCGGAAATGGAATTTATCGCCATCCGCGAGAACATGAACTACCAGCAGGCGAGGGAACAGGCAGCGATTGCCGCCCAGCACCCCGGGCAGTCTTTCGGCGCCGCCATTCCCGGCGAGATAACCCCGGAATTTGTTCGCGACGAAGTCGCCCGAGGACGGGCTATCATCCCCGCCAATATCAATCACCCGGAAGTCGAACCGATGATTATCGGGCGCAACTTCCTGGTCAAGGTCAACGCCAATATCGGCAATTCGGCCGTCACCTCTTCCATCGAGGAAGAAGTTGAAAAACTGGCCTGGGCGGCCCACTGGGGTGCCGATACCGTCATGGACCTGTCGACTGGCAGGAACATCCACGAAACCCGGGAGTGGATCATTCGCAACTCCATGTTGCCCATAGGCACAGTACCCATTTATCAGGCGCTGGAAAAAGTGGATGGCGTTGCCGAGGATCTGACCTGGGAAATCTTCCGTGACACGCTGATCGAACAGGCAGAGCAGGGAGTGGATTATTTCACCATTCATGCGGGCGTGCTGCTGCGCTACGTGCCTCTGACCGCCAGGCGCATGACGGGTATCGTCTCCCGGGGCGGCTCGATCATGGCCAAGTGGTGCCTCGCTCACCACCAGGAAAACTTCCTCTATACCCATTTCGAGGAAATCTGCGAGATTATGAAGGCCTACGATGTCTCATTCTCCCTGGGCGACGGACTGCGACCAGGCTCCGTGGCAGATGCCAACGATGAAGCCCAGTTCGGCGAGTTGGAAACTCTGGGTGAGCTGACCAAAATCGCCTGGCAACACGATGTACAGACCATGATCGAAGGCCCGGGCCACGTGCCGATGCACATGATCCAGGAGAACATGACCAGGCAGCTTGAAGTCTGCGACGAAGCGCCTTTCTATACGCTGGGCCCTTTGACCACGGACATCGCCCCTGGCTACGATCACATTACTTCAGGTATCGGTGCAGCCATGATCGGCTGGTTCGGTTGTGCCATGCTGTGCTACGTGACGCCCAAAGAGCATCTGGGGCTGCCCGACAAGAAGGACGTCAAGGAAGGCCTGATCGCCTACAAAATCGCCGCCCACGCGGCGGATCTGGCCAAGGGTCACCCGGGCGCTCAGCTGAGAGACAACGCGCTTTCCAAGGCTCGCTTCGAGTTCCGCTGGGAAGATCAGTTCAATCTGGCGCTGGACCCGGAAACCGCCCGGGCCTACCACGATGAAACCTTGCCCAAGCAGTCCGGCAAAGTGGCCCATTTCTGTTCCATGTGCGGGCCGAAATTCTGCTCCATGAAAATAAGCCAGGAAGTGCGGGACTACGCCAAAGCCCGCGAGCTTGGCAGCATTGACGAGGCCATGTCGGCCGGCATGGAGGAGATGGCCGAGGTCTACAATGAGTCAGGACGGCAGCTTTATCGCAAGGTTTAG